The proteins below come from a single Ictalurus punctatus breed USDA103 chromosome 24, Coco_2.0, whole genome shotgun sequence genomic window:
- the LOC108256941 gene encoding G1/S-specific cyclin-E2, translating to MTRRSGRLQAKNENGATHTDKIAKVKKEQCNRKKALTKMLTTETQNLWAHEGPCKAEVIIETPMDGLHDSFDQPGLSKCSRPSPLPRLSWGSSEDVWVKMLSKEIKYKHSNTCLERHPRLQPKMRAVLLDWLMEVCEAYLLHRQTFYLAQDFFDRFMLTQDDMEKERLQLIGITALFIASKIEEIYPPKLTELAYVTDGACLEEEILQMELIMLKALNWDLYPETVVSWMKLYIQMASVYDFTNVLVPQFSQETYIQITQLLDLCILDISSLEFKYGVLAAAAFCHFISFEVVQKVSGLTWEAVESCVNWMAPFAETMMGYESAKLKSFAKVSSEDRHNIQTHINYLSMLHEAQQTRTIPTNGVFPPTPPSSAEKSSTH from the exons ATGACTAGACGAAG TGGACGCCTTCAAGCTAAAAACGAAAATGGAGCCACCCATACAGACAAGATAGCAAAAGTCAAGAAGGAG CAATGCAATAGGAAGAAAGCCCTGACCAAAATGCTAACTACTGAAACTCAG AACCTATGGGCTCATGAGGGACCATGCAAAGCTGAAGTCATAATTGAAACCCCTATGGATGGTCTTCATGATTCATTTGATCAgccaggcttgtccaaatgttcTAGACCATCACCTCTGCCCCGACTCAG CTGGGGGAGTTCGGAGGACGTGTGGGTTAAGATGTTGAGTAAGGAGATCAAGTATAAGCACAGTAATACCTGTCTGGAGAGGCATCCGAGACTGCAGCCCAAGATGAGAGCAGTTCTACTCGACTGGCTCATGGAG GTATGTGAGGCTTATTTGCTTCACAGACAGACATTCTACCTGGCACAGGACTTCTTTGACAGATTCATGCTTACCCAAGACGACATGGAAAAGGAGCGTCTGCAGCTCATCGGCATCACGGCTCTCTTCATTGCCTCCAAAATTGAG GAAATTTATCCACCCAAGCTCACGGAGTTGGCCTACGTCACCGATGGTGCATGTCTTGAAGAGGAGATCCTACAAATGGAGCTTATTATGTTAAAG GCATTAAATTGGGACCTGTATCCTGAAACTGTTGTTTCTTGGATGAAGCTTTACATACAGATGGCCTCGGTGTATGATTTCACTAATGTGCTGGTGCCGCAGTTCTCTCAAGAGACGTACATACAGATTACACAG CTTTTAGATTTGTGCATCCTAGATATCAGCTCACTGGAGTTTAAATATGGAGTGCTGGCTGCAGCTGCCTTTTGCCACTTTATATCTTTTGAAGTTGTACAAAAGGTATCAG GTTTAACCTGGGAGGCAGTAGAGAGCTGTGTGAACTGGATGGCTCCTTTTGCAGAGACCATGATGGGTTATGAGAGCGCAAAGCTTAAAAGTTTTGCTAAAGTCTCTTCTGAGGACCGACACAACATTCAAACCCACATCAACTACCTCTCCATGCTG catGAAGCACAACAAACACGCACTATTCCCACAAATGGCGTCTTTCCCCCTACACCACCAAGCAGCGCAGAGAAATCCAGCACACACTGA
- the LOC108257489 gene encoding antigen WC1.1, translated as MEVFKILVALQALVLCQAKLSIIQTSTPCSWTVTSAGENQSLAIFTNQSLSPLAARICQALGCGKVHELKESIARGTASCLTGCSYHNNQLINCTKVNRTNCSILSEVVCDAPYITPTNHPCIWNIMSPMPKSAVILTKESMLRLPSEICQNLNCGEAFAQNSTEAPSNSTCLTDCIYHNSYLWNCSTVVRNDCSIISEVICGNHKVRLSGGSHKCAGRVELWSAGQWGTVCDDEWDKQDADVICAQLNCGYAISVNGQDGPYSQGRGPILMDELNCTGKERSLWECPAVREGHDCGHKEDAGVVCSEYKALRLTGGLDHCSGRVEIHRNDSWSTVCDDCWAKEEASMACAMLGCGEAKQFTAFKTPFTHTNGTRWYYWCSKDHKILWECKEIEATSTSLCEDPKAAGLICTNSLGMPLPTIPDVATTMVTTMKTTTEAPTVFWSPELLGCIILSCIVLIVILSNIIICCCSKKKRKALQVQQRFVNLQTNAAAEENNYRDSIHLVKVTNNDNNAAPTMPQQMWTQSSVESASYDTDYEANDSGPNGDFTLSTFRNSMRYNADGRTPAMKGPNLQIVTEEDTHATMQGYLQAPVDAFQRLSATPSADSFDTSSTSSGECYENTGHNTEDLYLENYENPGEIRSDLQPGIPTIHSTEDFPNATVSGPSMDLSDGEDSPIYSPVSADVEPFSNDTDENYDYDDYDDVINYSQSPLM; from the exons ATGGAGGTTTTCAAGATCCTCGTGGCGCTTCAGGCTCTAGTCCTCTGTCAAG CTAAACTGTCCATAATCCAGACCTCCACACCCTGCTCCTGGACTGTGACCTCGGCAGGAGAAAATCAGAGTTTGGCTATTTTCACGAATCAGTCCCTGTCACCGCTTGCTGCTCGGATCTGCCAGGCCCTCGGCTGTGGTAAGGTCCACGAGCTAAAAGAGAGCATTGCACGTGGAACTGCGAGCTGTCTCACAGGCTGCAGCTACCACAATAACCAACTGATCAACTGCACAAAGGTTAATAGGACAAACTGCAGCATTCTGTCTGAGGTTGTTTGTG ATGCTCCTTACATAACCCCAACAAATCACCCCTGCATCTGGAACATAATGTCTCCAATGCCTAAATCAGCAGTCATTCTGACCAAGGAGTCCATGCTCAGATTGCCCAGTGAAATATGTCAGAACCTCAACTGTGGAGAAGCCTTTGCACAGAACAGCACAGAAGCACCTTCAAACAGTACTTGTCTAACTGATTGCATCTACCACAACTCCTATTTGTGGAACTGTTCCACCGTGGTCAGAAATGACTGCTCAATCATTTCTGAAGTCATCTGTG GTAACCACAAAGTCAGACTGTCAGGAGGTAGCCATAAGTGTGCTGGACGGGTGGAGCTGTGGAGCGCTGGACAATGGGgcacagtgtgtgatgatgagtGGGATAAACAGGATGCAGATGTGATCTGTGCTCAGCTGAACTGTGGATATGCAATCTCTGTTAATGGGCAGGACGGCCCCTATAGCCAAGGTCGAGGTCCTATTCTTATGGATGAGCTGAACTGCACAGGGAAGGAGAGGAGCCTGTGGGAGTGTCCTGCAGTGAGGGAAGGTCATGACTGTGGACATAAAGAAGATGCTGGAGTGGTGTGTTCAG AATATAAGGCTCTGAGACTCACTGGCGGACTGGACCATTGCTCAGGCAGAGTAGAAATTCATCGGAATGATTCTTGGAGTACGGTGTGTGATGACTGCTGGGCAAAGGAGGAGGCATCCATGGCTTGCGCCATGTTGGGCTGTGGGGAAGCAAAACAATTCACAGCCTTTAAGACACCCTTTACCCACACAAATGGAACACGTTGGTATTATTGGTGTTCAAAAGACCATAAAATCCTGTGGGAGTGTAAGGAGATAGAGGCAACTAGCACTTCATTGTGCGAAGACCCAAAAGCTGCAGGACTGATTTGTACTA ACTCTCTTGGAATGCCTTTACCTACCATTCCAGATGTAGCTACGACCATGGTAACAACAA TGAAAACCACAACAGAAGCGCCCACAGTGTTCTGGTCTCCTGAATTACTGGGCTGCATTATACTGTCCTGCATTGTTTTGATTGTAATTCTCTCAAACATCATCATATGTTGCtgttcaaaaaagaaaagaaaag CTCTTCAAGTTCAGCAGAGATTTGTCAATCTACAAACCAACGCTGCAGCTGAAGAAAATAACTATAGAGATTCTATCCACCTTGTTAAAGTCACCAACAATGACAACAATGCCG CCCCAACAATGCCACAACAAATGTGGACCCAGAGTAGTGTCGAGAGTGCGTCCTATGATACAGACTATGAAGCCAATGACAGTGGCCCAAACGGTGATTTCACCCTGTCCACATTCCGCA ACTCTATGCGGTACAATGCAGATGGTCGAACTCCTGCTATGAagggcccaaatctgcagattGTGACTGAGGAGG ACACACATGCTACAATGCAAGGATACCTGCAAGCCCCCGTGGATGCATTTCAGCGCCTCTCTGCAACTCCCAGTG CCGACTCATTTGACACGTCCAGCACCTCATCTGGGGAGTGTTATGAAAATACAGGCCACAACACTGAAGATCTATACTTGGAGAATTACGAAAATCCTGGAGAAATTAGAAGTGACCTGCAGCCTGGAA TTCCCACTATACACAGCACTGAGGACTTCCCAAATGCTACAG TGTCGGGACCGAGTATGGACCTGAGCGATGGAGAAGATTCCCCCATTTACTCTCCTGTGAGTGCTGATGTAGAGCCCTTCTCAAATGACACGGATGAGAATTATGACTATGATGACTATGATGATGTTATTAACTACTCACAGTCACCATTGATGTGA